One Vicugna pacos chromosome X, VicPac4, whole genome shotgun sequence DNA window includes the following coding sequences:
- the EZHIP gene encoding EZH inhibitory protein → MATQSSCEKQKPQQGEVPAGPKNEVASVPGDTRGTRNPHPGASVSTVSSDPAPLVGGALRGGPAGSSSCNVAAAGAFSLPGEDPGLPSVDCVWFLNRAEASGGRLWAVGPPPSGELQGALASVPPRPRAQGRAVGGSSPDVRRRPGLGSLRSAVCFPGLLRPRSRCLRCHLLRGPSPTAAAILRLLGGARQPCRVLPPEARPKQQALPSAAVPARRALLSALVHRCKARPTATPPRQAQALLKAAAVLLRQTLLNAAAVLLHQTLLKAAAVLLRQTLLDAAAVLLRQTLLDAVAVLLRQTLLNAAAVLLRQTLHNAAAVLPVRALLNTAAVLLRQIVLKVAAVLPVRALPNAAAVLPVRALLNAAAAAVLLHQALLSAAVVLPRQALRSTITPTRQALPSESAHPGQALPSEGAALIQALSSGAALIQALSSGAAPPSEGLRLAAAPLGAGLLARALHPLLLP, encoded by the exons ATGGCCACCCAGTCTTCCTGTGagaagcagaagccacagcagggtGAGGTGCCCGCAGGGCCGAAGAACGAGGTCGCCTCTGTCCCTGGCGACACCCGTGGGACCCGCAACCCCCATCCCGGCGCCTCGGTCTCCACAGTCTCTAGCGACCCGGCTCCGTTAGTGGGTGGCGCCCTACGAGGTGGCCCAGCAGGTTCCTCCTCCTGCAACGTGGCTGCCGCAGGCGCCTTTTCGCTCCCTGGGGAGGACCCGGGGCTGCCCTCCGTGGACTGT GTGTGGTTCCTGAACAGGGCCGAGGCGTCCGGAGGGCGCCTGTGGGCCGTGGGGCCGCCGCCGTCGGGCGAGCTCCAGGGGGCGCTGGCCAGCGTCCCGCCCAGGCCGCGAGCCCAGGGAAGGGCAGTGGGAGGAAGCAGCCCCGACGTGAGGAGGAGGCCCGGGCTTGGAAGCCTCCGCAGCGCAGTATGTTTCCCGGGGCTGCTGCGCCCCAGGAGTCGCTGCCTTCGCTGCCATCTTCTCCGAGGCCCGAGCCCCACAGCCGCGGCCATTCTCAGGCTTCTCGGTGGAGCCAGGCAACCCTGCCGGGTCCTGCCCCCCGAAGCCAGGCCGAAGCAGCAGGCCCTCCCCTCCGCCGCCGTGCCAGCTCGCCGGGCCCTGCTTTCCGCACTCGTGCATCGGTGCAAGGCCCGGCCCACAGCCACGCCACCCCGCCAGGCCCAG GCCCTGCTCAAGGCCGCCGCCGTGCTTCTGCGCCAGACCCTGCTCAACGCCGCGGCCGTGCTTCTGCACCAGACCCTGCTCAAGGCCGCCGCCGTGCTTCTGCGCCAGACCCTGCTCGACGCCGCGGCCGTGCTTCTGCGCCAGACCCTGCTCGACGCCGTGGCCGTGCTTCTGCGCCAGACCCTGCTCAACGCCGCGGCCGTGCTTCTGCGCCAGACCCTGCACAACGCCGCCGCCGTGCTTCCAGTCCGGGCGCTGCTCAACACCGCCGCCGTGCTTCTGCGCCAGATCGTGCTCAAGGTCGCCGCCGTGCTTCCAGTCCGAGCCCTGCCCAACGCCGCCGCCGTGCTTCCAGTCCGGGCTCTGCtcaacgccgccgccgccgccgtgctTCTGCATCAGGCCCTGCTCAGCGCCGCCGTCGTGCTCCCGCGCCAGGCCCTGCGCTCAACAATCACGCCAACCCGCCAGGCCCTGCCCTCCGAATCCGCGCATCCGGGCCAAGCCCTGCCCTCCGAAGGAGCAGCGCTAATCCAGGCTTTGTCCTCCGGAGCCGCGCTAATCCAGGCTTTGTCCTCCGGAGCCGCGCCACCCAGCGAAGGTCTGCGTCTAGCAGCCGCTCCTCTCGGCGCGGGCCTGCTGGCCAGAGCCCTTCATCCCCTGCTTTTGCCTTAG